From a region of the Vaginimicrobium propionicum genome:
- a CDS encoding iron ABC transporter permease, protein MQVSATVAESTLRRRRRNKWARNVRLTALLILLIVTPLVSLAFGSANVHISDIIGVSLNHLGVNQEVTWTPAIDAIIWQNRVPRIITGMAVGAILGVAGVVLQALVRNPLAEPYVLGVSSGASTGAALSIIVLGASNYLVTGSMAFGGALIATFMVMIVAGHGSTPLQLILAGLAAGFGFQAVTNLLIFSSGSPETSQAVMFWMLGSLARAHWPQLPILVMIAIVFTAVMAVFGPILDALASGDRTAESVGVNAVRMRVLLLIFVSAAVAIAVAAAGGIGFVGLIIPHVIRSFIGHSHRYLVLGSALASALFLVWMDAVARVAFAPAELPIGVITGLIGAPCLVVLIKRQRRTS, encoded by the coding sequence ATGCAGGTAAGTGCTACCGTCGCGGAAAGCACTCTCCGGCGGCGGCGTAGAAACAAGTGGGCACGTAACGTCCGGTTGACGGCGCTTCTGATATTGCTGATTGTTACTCCGCTCGTCTCCCTTGCTTTCGGGTCGGCAAACGTTCACATAAGCGACATAATAGGGGTTAGCCTAAATCATCTGGGAGTGAACCAGGAAGTTACTTGGACTCCAGCAATTGACGCAATCATATGGCAAAACCGGGTTCCCAGAATAATCACTGGCATGGCGGTTGGTGCGATACTTGGTGTGGCCGGAGTGGTTCTGCAAGCTCTCGTACGCAACCCTTTAGCTGAGCCATACGTTTTGGGTGTTTCAAGTGGGGCATCGACTGGGGCAGCTTTGTCGATAATTGTTCTGGGTGCGTCAAACTACCTAGTTACTGGGAGCATGGCCTTTGGGGGAGCGCTGATTGCGACCTTTATGGTCATGATAGTTGCTGGCCATGGCTCTACGCCTTTGCAGTTAATTCTCGCAGGTCTAGCCGCCGGCTTCGGTTTCCAAGCGGTCACTAACCTACTAATTTTTTCTTCAGGCAGTCCAGAAACATCGCAGGCAGTCATGTTTTGGATGCTCGGTTCGCTAGCCAGGGCGCATTGGCCGCAGTTGCCAATCCTAGTGATGATAGCCATCGTCTTCACCGCTGTAATGGCGGTTTTTGGGCCTATCCTTGACGCTCTCGCAAGTGGTGACCGGACGGCTGAATCCGTTGGCGTCAATGCGGTACGCATGCGTGTTTTATTATTGATTTTTGTTTCAGCGGCGGTCGCAATAGCTGTTGCCGCTGCCGGTGGAATTGGTTTCGTAGGTTTAATCATTCCGCACGTAATTCGCTCCTTCATCGGTCATTCTCATCGCTATTTAGTGCTCGGTTCGGCGCTCGCTTCTGCACTTTTCTTGGTTTGGATGGATGCTGTGGCTCGGGTTGCATTCGCGCCGGCAGAGTTGCCGATTGGGGTAATAACAGGGTTAATCGGTGCGCCGTGTTTGGTTGTTCTCATCAAGAGACAGCGGCGTACAAGTTAG
- a CDS encoding L-idonate 5-dehydrogenase: MKAVVVHAANDLRIDDVPDPVCGSDDVLVEMEWGGICGSDLAYVRTGLSGTAQLREPLILGHEVGGKVAEVGKNVAGINVGEPVTIHPATLVGDHTMPADLKERTNLWPEVRYFGSAAFLPHEQGGFSQYRIVRPDQLRPIPDGVSTKEAALAEPLGVAIHAVNRAGNVSGKRVLVNGSGPVGALVVATLKQRGAKIVYAADLSKTALEIAGRMGADDLVHLAAGDKLPVGVEISFEASGAPQAIGDVLLATRRGGTVIQVGNLPGKETPISLGQLVTREINYLGSYRFIDEITDALEMLKDVDVSPLMTHEFDLADAVEAFRVAADRSTGSSKVMLKLS; encoded by the coding sequence ATGAAAGCCGTTGTAGTACACGCCGCCAATGATTTACGTATTGATGATGTGCCAGATCCGGTCTGTGGGTCAGACGATGTGCTCGTAGAAATGGAGTGGGGTGGCATCTGCGGCTCCGATCTGGCTTACGTGAGAACGGGACTGTCTGGTACGGCTCAGTTGCGTGAGCCTTTGATTCTTGGTCACGAAGTCGGTGGAAAAGTGGCCGAAGTTGGCAAGAATGTTGCCGGCATTAATGTCGGCGAGCCGGTGACAATCCACCCGGCGACGCTGGTCGGGGATCACACAATGCCCGCTGACCTTAAGGAGCGAACTAATCTTTGGCCTGAGGTGCGTTATTTCGGCTCTGCGGCGTTTTTGCCCCATGAGCAAGGCGGGTTTAGTCAGTACCGCATAGTGCGTCCTGACCAATTGCGACCAATCCCAGACGGCGTGTCTACCAAAGAAGCAGCCCTAGCCGAGCCTCTTGGCGTCGCCATTCATGCTGTCAATCGCGCTGGTAATGTTAGTGGAAAGCGCGTTTTGGTCAATGGAAGTGGGCCGGTCGGGGCGCTCGTTGTGGCTACTTTAAAACAACGTGGAGCAAAAATTGTCTATGCGGCGGACTTATCTAAGACCGCACTAGAGATTGCTGGACGAATGGGTGCCGATGATCTGGTGCACTTAGCCGCCGGCGACAAGCTGCCCGTTGGTGTTGAAATATCTTTTGAAGCGTCTGGCGCCCCGCAGGCGATAGGTGACGTGTTGCTGGCCACCCGCCGAGGTGGAACGGTTATTCAAGTTGGCAATCTACCGGGTAAGGAAACCCCGATTTCACTCGGCCAACTTGTCACGCGAGAAATTAATTATCTTGGCTCTTACCGTTTCATTGACGAGATAACGGATGCCTTAGAAATGTTGAAAGACGTTGATGTCTCACCGCTGATGACCCACGAATTCGACCTGGCAGACGCAGTGGAAGCCTTCCGTGTCGCGGCCGACCGCTCGACGGGCTCGTCAAAAGTGATGTTAAAACTGAGCTAA
- a CDS encoding MFS transporter → MTSTATLSKENSAAGDDLNKDVKTDFVAPKRWGLVLALYLAGIGMGALDMGIVNPARTVIQNGLGVGDKVGVWIFTIYTLAYAAAIPVIGKIADIIGRKPVYVLAIGLFGLGSLGCGLAQDFSSLGLLLASRAIQAIGGGGMVPVATAAVGTIVPPPKRGMALGLVGMVYGVASVFGASAGSLILDIAGQANWQWIFYINVPIAAIVVALGIWALPQEIQSSSRKLDLPGVFILVVMITSLLWAFQNLDFTQIGESLKDTNVWLGLLIFLVLIPAFWLVERHAKDPIIELSYFATLNVGTTLLFGAVAGILMMTVMFIPQFAENSMRLPSGAGGYPTIIVGLASAIGAPLSGRLTDRFGPRLILGLGTAISALSGFLLIYWASPHPGFWSTSVSIFVMGLGLGFLMGAPLTYLILHLIPASDANSGQATLSLIRSLGTTLAPAILVGLLATAMGGLSGKVMDAMPEMPAMPAMSASGAQPGMPPMGAKPENVGDPQPSSENLQPDMSFDMSDLPDSLQDEIKTADVTNVVDRTKDIANYIFDDMGKKMEEKMGMVPPSFQTMQNQYLQDIENNREQIETAFQLGLNEGFARLFWFYTILSLAGILLLAGIPSKKSIDEKIALESKTAQLT, encoded by the coding sequence ATGACTTCCACAGCTACTCTCTCAAAAGAAAACTCAGCTGCCGGCGATGACCTTAACAAGGACGTTAAAACAGATTTTGTCGCGCCGAAGCGCTGGGGTCTGGTGCTGGCTCTTTATCTGGCCGGCATTGGTATGGGTGCCCTCGACATGGGGATTGTCAATCCGGCCAGAACCGTCATCCAAAACGGTTTGGGCGTAGGTGACAAGGTTGGCGTCTGGATTTTTACTATCTATACCCTCGCCTATGCGGCAGCCATTCCTGTCATCGGCAAAATAGCTGACATCATCGGACGCAAACCCGTATATGTGCTAGCCATAGGCCTATTCGGGCTAGGTTCTCTAGGGTGCGGCCTAGCTCAAGACTTCTCTTCCCTCGGCTTACTGCTGGCTTCGCGGGCGATTCAGGCAATTGGCGGCGGCGGCATGGTTCCAGTGGCTACCGCTGCCGTAGGCACTATCGTTCCACCTCCAAAGCGTGGCATGGCCTTAGGCTTAGTTGGAATGGTCTACGGTGTCGCGTCTGTTTTTGGCGCCTCGGCCGGATCGCTTATTCTCGATATTGCCGGACAAGCTAATTGGCAGTGGATTTTTTATATTAACGTGCCTATCGCCGCTATTGTGGTGGCGCTGGGAATCTGGGCACTCCCCCAAGAAATTCAAAGCTCGTCACGTAAACTTGATTTACCCGGCGTATTCATTCTGGTAGTAATGATTACTTCTCTGTTGTGGGCATTCCAGAATTTGGATTTCACACAAATTGGCGAATCCCTGAAAGACACCAACGTCTGGCTTGGATTGCTTATATTCCTGGTATTAATTCCAGCATTTTGGCTCGTCGAGAGACACGCTAAAGATCCAATTATCGAGTTAAGTTATTTCGCCACACTCAATGTTGGCACAACACTGCTATTCGGCGCGGTAGCCGGCATTTTAATGATGACTGTGATGTTCATCCCCCAATTCGCTGAGAACTCTATGCGTTTACCTTCGGGCGCCGGTGGCTATCCGACAATCATCGTCGGCTTAGCTTCGGCTATTGGCGCTCCGCTTAGCGGACGTTTAACAGATCGCTTCGGTCCGCGCCTCATTCTCGGTCTCGGCACAGCAATTTCTGCTCTCTCCGGCTTCCTCCTTATTTATTGGGCTAGCCCACACCCTGGTTTTTGGTCTACCTCGGTTTCAATATTCGTTATGGGTTTAGGGTTGGGCTTTTTGATGGGGGCGCCACTGACTTATCTCATCTTGCATCTAATCCCCGCCTCGGACGCAAATTCGGGTCAAGCAACCCTTTCATTAATACGCTCACTAGGAACAACACTCGCTCCAGCTATTCTGGTTGGGCTATTGGCAACCGCCATGGGCGGGCTGTCTGGCAAAGTCATGGACGCTATGCCAGAGATGCCGGCTATGCCAGCAATGTCTGCATCAGGGGCTCAACCAGGAATGCCTCCGATGGGTGCTAAACCTGAAAACGTAGGTGACCCTCAGCCCTCAAGCGAAAACTTACAACCAGACATGAGCTTTGACATGTCTGATTTGCCTGATTCTTTACAAGATGAAATAAAGACTGCGGATGTGACCAATGTTGTTGATCGAACGAAAGACATAGCGAACTACATTTTCGATGACATGGGGAAGAAAATGGAAGAAAAAATGGGTATGGTTCCCCCGAGCTTCCAAACCATGCAAAATCAGTATCTGCAAGACATCGAAAACAATCGTGAACAAATAGAGACCGCATTCCAGTTAGGGCTTAACGAAGGATTCGCCCGCCTCTTCTGGTTCTACACCATATTATCGCTCGCCGGTATTCTGCTACTAGCCGGAATACCGTCCAAAAAGAGTATTGACGAAAAGATTGCTTTGGAGTCGAAAACGGCGCAACTAACCTAA
- a CDS encoding ATP-binding protein → MLRENKNLEYKRELSDTFLKTVSAFANYDGGTIVFGVDDDGLVVGVDNPKDLMLRIENKINTTINPVPEFSLFLNEDKTVSLKIFEGAYKPYLYRAKAYRRADSSTVEVSRLEYGRLVLEGTNQSFEQLPAKNQNMKFSVLEEEMARALGIRGISKDVLKTLELFGDDFGYNNAAYLIADKNDFAGVDAARFGENINEFRERRDFSGTSILTQFHLSLEMFNRWYRYEVVKGSSRSVVQSIPEDAFRESLANALVHRTWDVPAPIRISMYDDRLEVVSPGGLPSGISVEEYLDGKFSLLRNPILAGVFFRLGYIEKFGTGITRIKYAYRASVSQPQFVVRQQSVTVVLPTVTSKNDLEENEQLVLGVLEDGNPHSRTGIQSRSGLGKDTTIRALNSLLKAKVISRTGAARSTTYKKVNAF, encoded by the coding sequence ATGCTGCGAGAGAATAAGAATCTTGAATACAAGCGTGAGCTTAGCGATACGTTCTTGAAGACGGTTAGCGCCTTTGCGAATTACGATGGCGGAACCATTGTCTTTGGAGTGGATGACGATGGTCTGGTTGTCGGTGTAGACAATCCGAAAGATTTGATGTTAAGAATTGAAAACAAAATTAACACCACTATTAATCCTGTTCCAGAGTTTTCTCTATTTCTGAATGAGGATAAGACTGTTTCGTTAAAGATATTTGAAGGAGCATATAAACCTTATCTTTACCGCGCCAAGGCGTACCGTCGAGCTGACTCTTCGACTGTCGAAGTCAGCAGACTAGAGTACGGGCGTCTTGTACTTGAGGGAACTAACCAATCCTTTGAGCAGCTACCAGCAAAAAATCAAAATATGAAGTTCTCTGTGCTAGAGGAAGAAATGGCTCGAGCATTGGGAATCCGAGGGATTAGCAAAGATGTGCTTAAGACCCTTGAATTGTTTGGCGACGACTTCGGGTATAACAATGCGGCATATCTTATCGCTGATAAAAATGATTTCGCTGGGGTCGATGCCGCTCGTTTTGGCGAAAATATAAACGAGTTTCGAGAGCGTCGTGACTTTTCTGGTACCTCGATTTTGACACAGTTTCATTTATCGTTGGAGATGTTTAATCGTTGGTACAGATATGAGGTCGTTAAAGGTTCCAGTCGTTCTGTAGTGCAGAGTATTCCTGAGGACGCCTTCCGCGAGTCCTTAGCTAACGCACTCGTGCATCGCACATGGGACGTTCCGGCTCCTATACGTATCAGTATGTATGATGACCGGCTTGAGGTAGTTTCTCCGGGGGGGTTGCCTTCGGGAATTAGTGTGGAGGAATACCTTGACGGTAAGTTCTCACTTCTTCGTAACCCTATATTGGCTGGAGTTTTCTTTCGGTTGGGTTACATAGAAAAGTTCGGAACAGGGATAACCCGCATCAAATATGCATACCGTGCTAGTGTTTCTCAGCCTCAATTTGTCGTCAGGCAGCAGTCTGTAACGGTTGTCCTGCCTACCGTTACTTCCAAAAACGATTTAGAAGAAAATGAACAGCTCGTGTTGGGCGTTCTGGAGGATGGGAACCCGCATTCGCGCACCGGTATTCAGTCCCGCTCGGGATTAGGAAAGGACACGACAATCCGGGCTTTGAATTCACTTCTCAAAGCAAAGGTAATCTCGCGAACAGGTGCTGCCAGAAGCACAACATACAAGAAAGTAAATGCGTTTTGA
- a CDS encoding MarR family winged helix-turn-helix transcriptional regulator translates to MSEDLNQDGTRVAQFDRLIFQLHRLVFASSDLINRYSSKLGLHGKDGEALLQIWQAELLGNPLSPSDLAGQLHLTRAAVSYLTDRLVASGYVRRQADESDRRKTVLRISELGGQIGHDFTAPMEAGLSGLFAKRSTEELTIFTDMLKQFVESLDTSNDVNK, encoded by the coding sequence ATGAGTGAAGATTTAAACCAGGACGGCACCCGCGTCGCGCAGTTCGACCGACTGATCTTTCAACTGCACCGGCTGGTTTTTGCGTCCAGTGACCTGATAAACCGTTACTCCTCGAAGCTGGGGCTGCACGGTAAGGACGGCGAGGCTCTGCTGCAGATTTGGCAGGCGGAGCTGCTCGGCAATCCACTGTCCCCCTCTGACCTAGCTGGTCAACTTCATCTGACACGGGCGGCCGTCAGCTACCTGACCGACCGGCTGGTCGCCTCCGGTTACGTGCGACGCCAAGCAGATGAAAGTGACCGCCGCAAAACGGTGTTGCGCATTTCTGAGCTGGGCGGGCAAATAGGTCACGATTTCACTGCCCCGATGGAAGCCGGGCTTAGCGGGTTATTCGCCAAGCGCTCCACCGAAGAGTTAACGATTTTCACTGACATGCTCAAGCAATTTGTTGAGTCTTTAGATACCTCTAATGACGTCAATAAATAG
- a CDS encoding ABC transporter ATP-binding protein, translating to MIKVSRLTVSRGKRRVISDVNFTVSDGEVVGVVGVNGCGKSTLLMALHRSLTPDCGDVFIDGENLAELSRREIAQKVAVVAQERDSVLPLKVRDAVGLGRLARRNLIGYGDNADQDLIDEAMGRVSLTALADRLITELSGGERQRVVIARAIAQQSNHLLLDEPTNHLDLYHQFALLDLIADLGRTTVIVLHDLNLAARCCDQIMLLNQGRLVAKGKPTEVFIPDILEPIYKLKVRSVKANGQINLLFDKRDSKCG from the coding sequence ATGATTAAAGTCAGTCGCCTCACCGTCAGCCGTGGAAAACGTCGCGTCATATCAGACGTGAACTTCACCGTGTCTGACGGTGAGGTGGTTGGTGTTGTGGGAGTCAATGGTTGCGGCAAATCAACCTTGTTGATGGCACTGCACCGTTCTCTAACTCCTGACTGCGGAGATGTCTTCATTGATGGAGAGAATCTCGCTGAACTTAGCCGTAGAGAAATTGCCCAGAAAGTCGCCGTCGTAGCCCAAGAACGTGATTCGGTTCTGCCGCTGAAGGTACGCGACGCAGTCGGTCTGGGTCGGCTGGCCCGTCGCAATTTAATTGGCTATGGAGATAATGCGGATCAGGATTTAATAGACGAAGCTATGGGACGCGTCTCACTGACCGCACTTGCTGATCGATTGATTACAGAGCTTTCCGGTGGCGAACGCCAACGGGTAGTGATTGCGCGCGCGATAGCCCAGCAATCGAACCATTTGCTCTTAGATGAGCCGACAAATCACCTCGACTTGTATCACCAATTCGCGCTGCTCGATCTAATAGCAGACCTTGGCCGAACGACTGTAATCGTGCTTCACGACCTTAATCTAGCTGCCCGCTGTTGTGATCAGATAATGCTGCTGAATCAGGGTCGGCTGGTGGCTAAAGGCAAACCCACCGAGGTTTTTATCCCAGACATATTAGAACCCATTTACAAATTAAAAGTACGCTCTGTAAAGGCCAACGGGCAAATCAATTTGTTATTCGATAAGCGGGATTCGAAATGCGGTTAA
- a CDS encoding ABC transporter substrate-binding protein has protein sequence MKKQLVASVLTLGLLLAGCSGNGAGGDKSSASSSANQTGFPVTITSCSESVEFAKAPERILLLSETDFSILYDLGLADKVVAKSGNRRIDDSYPEMNKALDAIPQLEAGDTGTGGAKVSTEAALSVNPDVVFGYDEGADREKLKASGVPLYSPDAMCPGYTTDHASYDLVYSEIDKIATMFGVQDKAKEVKDKVKKRLEDVEKNAPSDASASAAALFVMPGTTEFYTYGTSSMVQPIFEVNGLKNVYDDSKERVFEASMESLLEKDPEWIVLMADSSTPEEAKTILKSYAGADGLQAVKNDQVVYLPFVLTDPPTTLSVDGAVKLGELLKK, from the coding sequence ATGAAGAAACAACTCGTAGCCAGCGTACTAACGCTTGGTTTACTTCTTGCGGGCTGTTCGGGCAACGGCGCTGGTGGTGACAAATCTTCAGCGTCGTCTTCAGCCAATCAGACTGGGTTTCCGGTAACAATAACCAGTTGCAGCGAGTCTGTGGAGTTCGCAAAAGCCCCAGAGCGCATTTTGTTGCTATCAGAAACCGATTTCTCAATACTCTATGACCTGGGACTGGCAGACAAGGTGGTGGCAAAATCGGGAAATCGCCGCATAGATGACAGCTATCCTGAAATGAACAAGGCGTTGGACGCAATTCCACAGCTCGAAGCGGGCGATACCGGAACAGGTGGCGCAAAGGTCTCCACAGAGGCCGCCTTAAGCGTCAATCCTGATGTGGTATTCGGTTACGATGAGGGTGCTGATCGTGAGAAGCTAAAAGCATCTGGCGTCCCGCTTTATTCGCCCGACGCTATGTGCCCAGGTTACACCACAGATCACGCTTCCTACGACCTCGTATATAGCGAAATCGACAAGATAGCCACGATGTTCGGAGTCCAGGACAAGGCTAAGGAAGTCAAGGATAAGGTGAAGAAACGTCTCGAGGATGTTGAAAAGAATGCTCCTTCAGACGCCTCTGCCTCTGCAGCCGCACTTTTCGTCATGCCTGGCACCACGGAGTTCTACACTTACGGCACTAGCTCTATGGTTCAGCCCATTTTTGAGGTAAACGGGCTTAAGAACGTATATGACGACTCGAAAGAGCGGGTATTTGAGGCTTCCATGGAGTCTTTGTTAGAGAAGGATCCGGAGTGGATTGTCCTAATGGCCGATTCTTCGACACCAGAAGAGGCAAAGACGATTCTTAAGAGCTATGCCGGCGCTGATGGCTTGCAGGCTGTTAAGAATGACCAGGTTGTTTACCTGCCGTTCGTGTTGACTGATCCGCCGACCACTCTCTCAGTTGACGGTGCCGTGAAGCTCGGAGAACTGTTGAAGAAATAA
- a CDS encoding Nramp family divalent metal transporter — protein MSDTSNSALAGPANDPYILDPKNILEPPKTFGASLRYLGPGMVTSAAVVGSGELLTATTLGAEAGFMLLWLIFLSTFVKVAVQIELARWSISTGKTAMTGYDQVPPKIGKRGWISYIGLLMFLQIIIGQGGVLGAGALAMSMVLPIGADPLSTTSLGFWILVMVVLTIAIHAANKYDIVEKVATVLVVLVTVGVVAMVIGVEFTPFKWTASDLGYGMTFRIAAGAMGFALGMFGMTGVGAGEITAYTYWVVEKGYAAWTGPNDGSEDWANRARGWIKVMKIDAWVSWVIYTASTAAFYILGAAVLHPQGLEPKGNKVLEVISQIFSSTIGAGAATVFLVGAAIALFKTILANAPGFSRQITNTLAVFNVFNWKETHARNRWQRALVIVLPIIWGLTAIVFKSPLALIILAGIGNAIFLMAVVVATIYLNRTETDDRIKDKLPWNIYLAISSISVFGVGILGLVDQIAKVMS, from the coding sequence ATGAGCGACACTAGTAATTCAGCGCTAGCTGGACCCGCCAATGATCCCTATATTTTGGATCCAAAAAATATCCTCGAGCCGCCAAAAACATTTGGTGCTAGTTTGCGTTATCTTGGCCCTGGAATGGTGACGAGTGCGGCTGTTGTCGGCTCCGGCGAGTTATTGACGGCGACCACGCTTGGCGCTGAGGCTGGATTCATGCTGTTGTGGCTGATTTTCTTATCCACTTTCGTTAAGGTCGCCGTCCAGATTGAGTTGGCTAGGTGGTCAATTTCCACCGGGAAGACAGCAATGACGGGCTATGACCAGGTGCCGCCGAAAATCGGCAAGCGCGGCTGGATTTCCTATATCGGTCTGCTCATGTTTTTGCAGATTATTATCGGTCAAGGTGGTGTCCTTGGTGCAGGGGCACTCGCCATGTCGATGGTTTTGCCAATCGGTGCAGACCCCCTTTCGACAACCTCGCTCGGTTTCTGGATTCTCGTCATGGTGGTGCTGACAATCGCAATCCATGCGGCGAATAAATATGACATCGTCGAAAAAGTCGCCACTGTGCTGGTGGTGCTGGTTACCGTGGGTGTGGTGGCTATGGTCATCGGGGTTGAATTCACGCCATTCAAATGGACGGCAAGTGACCTTGGTTACGGCATGACCTTCCGCATCGCCGCTGGCGCGATGGGTTTCGCCTTGGGCATGTTTGGCATGACGGGTGTTGGTGCGGGCGAAATCACCGCCTATACATATTGGGTTGTAGAGAAAGGTTATGCCGCTTGGACTGGGCCGAATGACGGCTCCGAAGATTGGGCTAATCGTGCTCGTGGCTGGATCAAGGTCATGAAGATTGACGCCTGGGTGTCCTGGGTTATATATACTGCCTCAACTGCGGCTTTCTATATTTTGGGTGCTGCGGTTTTGCATCCACAAGGTCTCGAACCTAAGGGCAACAAGGTGCTGGAGGTTATTTCGCAGATATTCAGCTCAACTATCGGGGCCGGAGCTGCCACCGTATTTCTGGTCGGTGCAGCGATCGCGTTATTCAAGACCATACTCGCCAACGCGCCGGGCTTCTCACGTCAAATCACCAACACTTTGGCGGTCTTTAACGTATTTAACTGGAAAGAAACTCACGCGCGCAATCGCTGGCAGCGCGCTTTAGTAATTGTGTTACCCATTATTTGGGGTCTGACCGCCATCGTCTTCAAGTCCCCGCTGGCGCTCATCATCTTGGCTGGTATCGGCAATGCGATCTTCTTGATGGCAGTGGTCGTGGCCACCATATATCTGAACCGAACTGAAACCGACGACAGAATCAAAGATAAGCTGCCGTGGAATATCTATCTAGCCATTTCGTCAATTTCCGTCTTTGGGGTTGGCATTTTGGGACTTGTGGATCAAATCGCAAAAGTGATGTCTTGA
- a CDS encoding GntP family permease — translation MENWEQTLGAGPLLGIAAAGILIILFLIIKFKLHAFITLVLVSVLTAIAAGIPTGSLYDVVMGGFRSTLGDVGILVGFGAMLGKLIEHSGGAQALADAMIRRFGEKRAPLALGLASLLLGFPMFFDAGLVVMLPIVFAVAARVGGPILLYAFPTAVAFSVMHVFVPPHPGPVAASTFFGTNLGILIVVAVIIALPTFYVTGYLWGKFVSKKFNFTEVVGAAFGHDGRDVKNPPKPRTIVAILLLPMMLIFLNTGVDFAVKAGAITGHELWAQAFTFVGKSGIALLISVLVALPILGGFRGLKGSALEQLIDSSLGPIASVVFITGAGGMYGGVLRASGIGDAVAHIMGDLGIPVILAVYLVAALLRIAQGSATVALTTAAGLMAPAVLAGGYSPVQIVAITLACAAGSVFASHVNDSGFWLVGRLLGMDVKTMLKTWTVQQALQSMMGFALASVVFVIF, via the coding sequence GTGGAAAATTGGGAACAAACCCTTGGAGCGGGGCCGCTCCTAGGTATTGCCGCAGCAGGCATTCTGATAATTCTTTTTCTGATCATCAAGTTTAAGCTGCACGCTTTTATCACCCTCGTACTTGTGTCGGTGTTGACTGCAATCGCAGCTGGCATTCCAACCGGTTCACTCTACGACGTAGTTATGGGCGGGTTCAGAAGCACCTTGGGGGACGTAGGTATTCTTGTCGGCTTTGGTGCCATGCTCGGTAAGCTAATCGAACACTCCGGAGGTGCCCAAGCATTAGCTGACGCCATGATTCGCCGCTTCGGTGAAAAGCGCGCGCCACTGGCTCTTGGGCTAGCGTCACTACTACTGGGCTTCCCCATGTTTTTCGATGCTGGTTTAGTCGTCATGCTGCCAATCGTCTTCGCGGTTGCAGCTCGCGTTGGTGGGCCAATCCTGCTTTACGCTTTCCCGACCGCTGTGGCGTTCTCGGTCATGCATGTCTTCGTGCCGCCGCACCCCGGCCCAGTCGCAGCATCTACTTTCTTCGGCACAAATCTCGGCATTTTAATAGTGGTTGCCGTCATTATTGCCTTACCCACTTTCTACGTGACCGGTTATTTGTGGGGCAAATTCGTCAGCAAGAAATTCAATTTCACTGAGGTGGTTGGCGCCGCATTCGGTCATGACGGCCGGGACGTCAAGAACCCACCTAAGCCTAGGACCATCGTCGCTATCTTGCTGTTGCCGATGATGCTGATTTTCTTAAATACCGGCGTTGATTTCGCCGTTAAGGCCGGTGCAATAACGGGTCATGAGCTTTGGGCTCAAGCGTTTACGTTCGTCGGCAAGAGCGGTATCGCTTTGCTTATCTCTGTGCTCGTCGCACTGCCGATTCTGGGTGGTTTTCGCGGGCTCAAGGGCAGCGCCCTAGAGCAATTGATCGATTCTTCTTTGGGGCCGATTGCCTCGGTGGTATTCATTACTGGCGCTGGCGGAATGTATGGTGGCGTGCTACGCGCTTCCGGTATTGGTGATGCTGTGGCTCACATCATGGGCGATCTAGGTATTCCAGTCATCTTGGCTGTTTATCTGGTGGCCGCATTGCTGCGTATCGCTCAAGGATCGGCCACTGTCGCTTTGACCACTGCCGCTGGGTTGATGGCGCCAGCGGTGCTCGCCGGTGGCTACTCCCCCGTTCAGATTGTTGCCATAACACTAGCCTGCGCAGCCGGGTCTGTATTTGCCTCCCACGTCAATGACTCCGGATTCTGGCTTGTCGGCAGGCTGTTGGGCATGGACGTGAAGACCATGCTGAAAACTTGGACAGTGCAGCAGGCGCTGCAATCTATGATGGGTTTCGCGCTAGCGTCAGTTGTTTTCGTTATCTTCTAG